The following are from one region of the Onthophagus taurus isolate NC unplaced genomic scaffold, IU_Otau_3.0 ScKx7SY_15, whole genome shotgun sequence genome:
- the LOC111416482 gene encoding uncharacterized protein — protein MLHYSRLQLATIVAVPIVSIILIWTVVIFYKNRKNWRCFDTAIVAIIVQSIFRNVSIIVYTVLQMIEQSAIRFEYCTVFVWIFNSIHTFQASTLSTLAVIALFSIRLYRKRERLKNYLTVAHMVYHLFCLTTLCACVGVAAILAKQKSKEFATISFDFFPLNLCKFMPYEMDVKYNVFIITLHSFLAFISLVAFVLTCYNFYACKKDVGFEYVKKSNSDLSELSLASQQGGYPRHYLEVYKNDHRQSDDFRSSEGHRLHHQQLQQLQQQQLHWNSDTSNISTTVSSTNSRRPCLGRKINNEDEVESVGLETILPILTVCYLFNHVPVIVLCLFPWFISPWSVATAALCLGLLQDILVPLSLGLVDTRFCQWVSNVYRCSNREKLNEKLPQVGLDGKFRPFGGHHHPEIPQQSEIIIESSNNEIHHRQHHHHQQKSTQLNQEPKFPITNGSLYTSIDGRVPIIHNYRRHKGSRNLESSHLINLGVHATYLRQQELQKPHQIEAINQLEYSCSSCDDQSKGEMVQIGVKSHQKGIQNNNSNQKRVSLSQNGLNRYGMASIDGDKKVFNHHQLRLSKSEDSLEDFEKRNFVVREDFERKILLPFNKIEKLSEEIDSDEDSFSDSININKTSNFDSDSSTSSFSITTEANGDFDFYEIRPKSPQLDFITSHGHETFEYLRDREEIFNNQIILKTFKPNHNQKDLLTSKSNHKDVTINSSSDCCSKSAKFDVNRNFKITRSNSKRSLENFRAFIDSDYVTTNNDVQQRSYSYLCLDETSGGVGFLNLGKVNGLKPEATWSGLDLAQKESFVRCVSGAGGSVPDLKKIFISDYL, from the exons ATGCTCCACTACTCTCGCCTACAATTAGCGACAATCGTAGCAGTTCCGATCGTTTCAATAATCTTAATATGGACCGTAgtaattttctacaaaaaccgaaaaaactGGAGATGTTTCGACACGGCAATCGTCGCGATAATCGTTCAAAGTATATTCCGAAACGTTTCGATAATCGTTTATACCGTTTTACAAATGATCGAGCAAAGTGCAATTCGGTTCGAATATTGCACGGTATTCGTGTGGATATTCAATTCGATTCACACGTTCCAAGCGAGCACCTTATCCACTTTAGCGGTAATCGCATTATTCTCGATCCGATTATACCGGAAGCGTGagcgattaaaaaattatttaaccgTGGCCCATATGGtttatcatcttttttgtttaaccACTTTGTGTGCTTGCGTCGGGGTCGCTGCGATCTTAGCCAAGCAAAAATCTAAAGAATTCGCCACGATTTCGTTCGATTTTTTCCCCCTAAATCTTTGTAAGTTTATGCCGTACGAGATGGATGttaaatataacgtttttatAATCACTTTGCATTCGTTTTTGGCGTTTATTTCGTTGGTCGCTTTCGTGTTGAcgtgttataatttttacgCTTGCAAGAAAGACGTGGGGTTTGAGTACGTTAAGAAATCGAATTCGGATTTGAGCGAATTAAGTTTGGCGTCGCAACAAGGTGGTTACCCGAGGCATTATTTGGAGGTTTATAAAAACGATCATCGGCAATCGGATGATTTTCGAAGCTCGGAAGGTCATCGTCTTCACCATCAACAGTTACAGCAATTACAACAGCAGCAGTTACATTGGAATAGTGATACTTCGAATATTTCAACGACTGTTAGCTCGACGAATAGTCGAAGGCCGTGTTTgggaagaaaaattaataatgaggACGAAGTGGAAAGTGTGGGATTGGAGACTATTTTACCGATTTTAACTGTTTGTTATCTATTCAACCATGTACCTGTGATA gTTTTGTGTTTATTTCCTTGGTTCATATCGCCATGGAGTGTAGCAACCGCTGCACTTTGCCTCGGGCTGCTTCAGGACATCTTGGTGCCTTTGAGTCTTGGTTTAGTCGATACCAGATTTTGTCAGTGGGTCTCAAACGTTTATCGCTGTTCAAACCGGGAGAAGCTCAACGAAAAATTACCCCAAG tgGGATTAGATGGAAAATTTCGCCCCTTTGGGGGCCACCACCACCCAGAAATCCCGCAACAATCAGAAATCATCATCGAATCCTCCAACAACGAAATCCACCACCGCCAACATCACCACCACCAACAAAAATCAACCCAATTAAATCAAGAACCGAAATTTCCCATCACAAATGGTTCTTTGTACACAAGTATTGATGGAAGGGTTCCAATTATCCATAATTATCGGAGACACAAAGGATCGAGGAACTTAGAAAGTagtcatttaattaatttggggGTCCACGCGACTTATTTGAGGCAACAAGAGCTTCAAAAACCACATCAAATTGAGGCGATTAATCAGTTGGAGTATTCATGTTCGAGTTGTGATGATCAAAGTAAAGGAGAAATGGTTCAAATTGGGGTTAAAAGTCATCAAAAAGGtatccaaaataataatagtaatcaAAAAAGAGTTAGTTTGAGTCAAAACGGCTTAAATCGTTATGGGATGGCTTCAATTGATGGGGATAAAAAGGTGTTTAATCACCACCAATTAAGATTATCGAAAAGTGAGGATAGTTTGGAAGATTTCGAGAAACGAAACTTTGTGGTGAGAGAAGATTTCGAAAGAAAAATCCTCCTcccttttaataaaatcgagaAATTAAGCGAAGAAATCGATTCGGATGAAGATTCCTTTTCGGATAGCATTAACATCAATAAAACAAGCAATTTCGATTCTGATTCAAGTACGAGCTCGTTTTCGATAACAACAGAAGCAAACGGTGACTTTGATTTCTATGAAATCCGCCCAAaaagcccccaattagatttTATAACATCGCATGGCCACGAAACTTTCGAATATTTACGAGATagagaagaaatttttaataatcaaatcaTCTTGAAAACGTTCAAACCAAATCATAaccaaaaagatttattaactTCAAAATCGAATCACAAAGATGTTACCATAAATTCCTCCTCGGATTGTTGTTCGAAAAGTGCCAAATTCGACGTGAACCGtaactttaaaataacaagatCGAATTCGAAACGATCGTTGGAGAATTTTCGCGCTTTTATTGATAGTGATTATGTGACGACGAATAACGATGTTCAACAACGGTCTTATTCGTATTTGTGTTTGGATGAGACGAGTGGAGGGGTGGGGTTTTTGAATTTGGGGAAAGTGAACGGGTTAAAACCGGAAGCGACTTGGTCCGGGTTGGATTTGGCGCAGAAGGAGTCGTTTGTGAGATGCGTTTCTGGGGCCGGGGGGAGTGTACCCGATTTaaagaagatttttatttcagattatctataa